The Alkalibacter rhizosphaerae genomic sequence ATTGTTCTACACCATCTTTGAGGGAGTCCAATGGTTGAAGGAAAATCCCCATCGCTTTGAAGATCCGGTCCTGATCCTTCATGGAGCCAAAGACGGATTGGTGTCTTATGAAGATTCTCTGGAACTTTTCAAAGAGATCGACTCCGACGACAAATCCCTGAAAGTGTACTCCGGCCTGCAGCATGAGATCTTCAACGAGTACACAAAAGACGAAGTGATCGGCGATGCTCTTTTCTGGCTGGAAAAGCAGCTGGATCCGGATCACGTGGATATTTCCTATTCGGAACACACGGACAGTGTCATTGAAGATCTGGGACTGTAGCACCTTTCACGACAGTATGGAAAAAAGCTGCAACACCTATACAGGGTTGCAGCTTTTTTTAGAATCCTTTTCTTCTTGGCTTTAGTACTTTTGGTTGATTTCCCCATACATTGCTTTCCAGATAACCGTATTTGATGCGCAAATGGGTGTTGACCTGCAAAGCGCAACCGATCTTAGTTTCACACCGGTCGCATTCAAAACACTGCATAGACTCAAACCCTCGGGTAAAGGGACATACCGCGATGCAATTTGCACAACTGGATCCGTTTTTCTGCCAATATCGGAGGCATTTTTCCGGGTAGATGTACCATTTTTCCACCCCGGAGTTGTTGTTGTCGCATACTCCTTCCAGGGTCGGTTCTCCATAACCGATGGAACCGGAAGGACAATGATCGGCACACAGATAGCAGTTTTTGCAAAATTCCGTGATCCCGAAGTCCACGGGGCTATCCACGTCCAAAGGCATGTCCGTCAGCACTTTTGCCAGGCGTACATTGGGACCGAATTCCGGCGTGATCAGAAGACCCAGACGACCCAGCTGACCCAACCCCGCTTCAACAGCCAGTGGAATGTTCAAAGCCGTATCGTTCATGGAGGGGATCGCCTGATACCCCAAAGCACGTATGTACTCCGCCAAGGCCACAACGGCGATCCCCATGCGGGAGTACCCGATGGAAGTGGCCGTACTGGCCGGGACCTCTGGAGATTCATTGATCATGTCATCGTTCATGGCAAAAGCCATGACAATGCTCTTGTTTATTTTTCTTGGAATGAGAAAGGCTTCCTCCGTCTCTTCCGGTGCAGATCCCTCGGACAGGACGAAGGGTTTGAAGAGATCCTGACTGTAGATCCACTTGGGATCCAGGTCGGTGATCCCTACCAGGTCCGCTCCATACAGCTGGGCTCCATCCTTGACCAGGGTCGTCAACTGGCTGCTGGGTAATGCCAGGGGGGTTTTCTGCATCAGCTCCGGTGTAAACATGGGTTTCCATTGGAGAAGCTGAAAATTGGGAAATCCATATTGTCCAATGATCAGATTGAAAGCATTGGCGCCCAGATCCAGGGCATTGTCCTGCTGCTGATGCCCCTTTTCCCCCTCCATCATCCGGCGGACCATGTTCTCTTTCATTTTTTCCAAAAAATGAAGATAGCTGATCTCTCCTTTGTCTTTGGTGCTGACCGTAACAAAAGCTTGCCTGGTCACAGGATATCGTTGGTATAGGGACTCATCCAAAACATAGGCTTTTTCCGCCTCTTTCATTTCATTTCTCGGGATCATGTTTTCACCTCCGGCTCCTTTTCTGCCTTCAGTATACCAAATTTGTTCCTCTCCTACCACGGTATTTCCAATGGAGGTCATTTCCCCAATTGATTGCAAAAAAAAGAAGGGGGTTCCCCTCTTCTTGTACTCTGCTTATTTTTTGATGCTGCATTTGCTCTTTAGATCTTCCTTCATGGACAGGTCCACCTTTTGGAACAGAATATCGGATTTTTTCTTTACGATCTCGATGAACTCGTTGTTGAACCCGAAGATCTTCAAGTACATTTCGATCTGCTTTTCTCCCAGATAATCGGCTTTGCAATCGATAAGTTCTTTGTCGTGTAAAATAATGAAGGTCCCGATGGTGGATGCGATGCTGAAATGGACCAGCTTCTTTTCGTTTTCGTCGTACTCCAGTCCATACTTTTCACAGACCCGATCCGTGATCTCGATTCCTCCATGGCCGGAGCTGAAGGTCATGATGTTGTCCATGGACAATTCCACCATCAACCGCTTGTATTTTGGATTTTTTTCCCGCAATCTTGCCAGATGACGAAATTCCGCCCCCAGTTGCACCAGCAGTTCTGGTTCTTCTCCCATTTTTTTATAGGTATTGATGAGTTGCTGCCGGATGTTGATCACCATTTCATTGGCAACGGTAAAAGCCAGATCTCCCTTGCTGCCAAAATGATAGGAGATCAACGCACGATTCACCTGCGCTGCATCCGAAATGTTTTTCACCGATGTTTCATAATACCCCTTCTCGTAAAACAGGGTGCGGGCGGCACTAACGATCTTGTCCCTGGTGTCATCGCTCTTCTTATATCTTCTCATGTTCAACCTCCATTCATTTTATGCCAGGACCTCGTGGCTTTTCGGTGGTTGTCCCTTTTCCATATATGGATGGTCGCAACGCCTTTTTGTCTTCGAATGTTTAGCCACCGTATTGCAATTTTAAACGCTTGTCTTGTCACTTTCTATCTTAATCAATTGATATGGAAATTGTCAACATTTTTATGTGTTTAAATTTATATTTCCTAATTTCCCTCTTCTTTGTCATTATTTGCTTCTTTTTGTCATATTATTTCATTTCGCGACGATATTGAAAAATGTTAGTGATATATAATTTGCTATGTACAATTTAAAAAAAAGAGAGTATAATGAATTAAACGCATCTTATAATTATATTTGTGTTTACAACTTAATCCATGTATAAAGGGCTGCAAATAAATTTATATAAAGGAGTTGTTATCAAGTGGCAAAGAAACCTTTAAGCAAAGCACTACGCACCTTTTTCGGAATCGGAGACATGGGCTTCTCGTTGATGACCAGTGTGGAATTGTACTTTTTCGTCTTTTTTCTCACCAACGTCGCTCAATTCTCCCTTGGGACCGTTGCACTGATCGGTACCATCACCAGTACGGTGGATGCCATCCTTTCACCGTTCTACGGCGCCATCATTGAGGGAGCCAAGCCCATGAAATGGGGCAAGTATCGTTCCTGGATGCTGGTTTGTCCGCCTATCGTCGTTGTTTTGTACATGTTCCAGTACACCAAGATCGGTGGAGAAGGACTGGCCGCCATCATCGTAACATTGGGATTCATTCTTAGCCACATTGCCTGGAACATCCCTTGGATCTCCAACGTTTCCATGATCGCCGTCCTTGCAAGTACACCGGAAGAGCGTGGTTTGCTGGCTTCCAGAAGAGCCACCTACACTGCCATCGCCGGAATCATCTTCTCTTACACTGGAGCCAACCTGGCTGCTTTTTACGGTAAAGTGACCGGAAATGAAATGCTGGGTTATACCTTGTTGGCCGGAACCTTTGCATTTGCCATGATGATCCTTTACTGGACCGTCTTCAAGATGACCGACGGATACGAAGAAACGGATCCGGAAAAAATCAAAGCAAGCCAAGGCAACAAACCTAAAGTTACCTTTGGTGCCATGTTGAAAATGGCAGCAACCAACCCGCCGCTGCTGGTACTTCTCTTTGGTGACTTCTTCCGCTACATGGTCAACTTCGTCATGACAGCAGCAGCTGCCTACTACTTCACCTATGTGGTCAAAAACATGGCTTTGTTCTCCACTTACCTGCTTTTGGGATCCATCGCTCAAGTAGTCGGTGCATATTTGGCCGCTCCATTGACCAAGAAGTTTTCCAACCGAACTGCCAGCATCATCGGACTGTTTGCATTGGGCATCTCTTTGATCGCTTGCAAATTCGTTGCATACAATACCTTCATGTTCTTCGTGGTTGTCATGATCGCCCGAGTATTCCTTGGTGCACTTTCTGCTTCCATGGTCGCACTGTACTCTGACGTTTCCGTTTACAGCGAATGGAAATCGGGGCAAAACGCCACCGCTTGGATCATGGGTTTGATGACACTGTCCTTGAAAGTGGCCATCATCTCTCGTGGAACCATCATTCCGTTCATCCTGGCAACGGCAGGATTCGTTGCAACCGCTGATCCGGCAACTGCCTCCAAGGAATTGACGGATGCCGTCATCAACGTATTCGTGCTGATCCCTGGAATCTTCGCCCTCATCTCTGGCGCCATCATGGTATTTGGATACCGGTTGACTTCAGACAAGTTGGAAGTATACGAAAAAGAAATTGCCGAAAGAAAAGCGGCCGAAGCTTAAAATCTTGTTTTCTAAAGGTTCCCGATTCGGGAACCTTTCTTTTATATGGTATAATATTATAAAATTCATTTATCAAACCAATATCTTATGATAAAATAGCAGACATAGCCAAGCATGGAAGGTGTGATGGAGTTGAAGAAAATTACTGCGGCAGACAAAATATACAAGGCTGCCAAGCATTTGTTTTACGAACACGGCTACTACGGTACCACGACACGGGACATAACCGCCAAATCCAAAACCAATTTGGGGTTGATCAAATACTACTTCAACAGCAAGAAAGTGTTGGCCTATAAAATGCTCAAGGAGATCGTGGATGAAGTATCCGGTTCCGTGGACAAACACTTGAACCATTTTGAAGATCCCTTGCTCTATGCCATGACCTACACCAATGCATTCTTGAATTTGATATTCAATGATCCCCGGGTGGAAAGTTTTATCGTGGAAGCCTTTTCCGACGAGATCATGGAGGATCTGGATGAAGCCTTTTACCGATCAAATCTATATACCTTGAACCTGCTGATCCTGGAAAAGAACCAATTCGCTCCGGAGTTCGGCGTCCATCAAACCATCCAACTGAATTTCTACACCTATCACAACACCATCAAATCCCTTGGTCGCATGCGGTTGAAAGGCAAGCTGATCCTGAGCGACGACCAATTTCGCCATTTTGTACTGAAAACTACCTATTTCGGCCTTGGCGTCGATGTCGATCAGGAAGTAGAACGAATGGAGAAATCCTACAAGATCAGCAAGGAGATCGAACAGGAAAACGTTCGCATCCAGAATCCAAAACAAATTTTTATGTCATAAAAAGGGCCGCTCGGCAAGAGCAGCACTTTTTTTTATTTTTTCCCTTGTTTACCATGGGGACAATGACTTGCTCAAATTTTTGATGTCGTCGCTCCGAATTGGTGACCTTCTCGTCTTTTCCCCAAAACCACCCGGTCCAACCCTGCCAGGTCCTGCAACACTTCTATGGATCCAAAACCGACTTCTTCCATGATCCTTCTGACCGCCTGGGCCTGGGAACTCCCGATCTCAAAGAGGAGGACCCCCCTTTCTTCAAATGCCCTGGCGCTTGCCTTGCGATTTCTCGATAAAAGTCCAAACCGTCTTCCCCGCCGTATAGAGCTTTGACCGGTTCGAATTCAACCACGTTGGCATCCAATCCCTTCATCTCTTCCCTATCGATATAGGGAGGATTGGAGACGATGGCGTCAAAAATCCCTTCCACATTTTGAAAACAGTCGCTCCAAACAAATTGGATCCGATCGGCGACTCCCATCTTGTCTGCATTTTTCTTCGCAGTTTTCAAAGCATGGGGATCTATATCCACTGCCGTCACCTTCACTTGGGGAAGGTATCTTGTCAGACTGATGGCAATGGCGCCGCTTCCCGTGCCTATATCCAGTACATGGACAAAACCGGTTTTTTCTTTCAACATATCCATGGCTGCTTCTACCAGGATCTCCGTATCCGGCCTTGGAATAAGTACATGGGGGTCCACTTCCAGTTCCAACCCCATAAACTCTTTCTTTCCTGTGATGTAGGCGACCGGTTCCAATCTGCTTCTTCGCTGGATGTCCTGAAGAAAGGATCTTTCCACTTCCGGAAGGACTCTTTCATCCCCATGACTCAAAAAATAGACCCGGTCCTTGGAGAGCCGATTTGCAAGCAACACTTCGCTGTCCAACCGGGGAGTGGGGATCTCTTTCTCTTTCAACAACCTGGTTCCTGTTACAAGAAGCTCCTGTATGTTCATTCTTCCTCCTGAATGCATGATGCTTGCGCTGGAAATGGATAAGAAAAAAATCAGCTGCAAGCAGCTGATTATTCCTGTTCTTCGTCTTTAATGCCGTATTTTCTCTTGAATC encodes the following:
- a CDS encoding TetR/AcrR family transcriptional regulator gives rise to the protein MELKKITAADKIYKAAKHLFYEHGYYGTTTRDITAKSKTNLGLIKYYFNSKKVLAYKMLKEIVDEVSGSVDKHLNHFEDPLLYAMTYTNAFLNLIFNDPRVESFIVEAFSDEIMEDLDEAFYRSNLYTLNLLILEKNQFAPEFGVHQTIQLNFYTYHNTIKSLGRMRLKGKLILSDDQFRHFVLKTTYFGLGVDVDQEVERMEKSYKISKEIEQENVRIQNPKQIFMS
- a CDS encoding reductive dehalogenase — its product is MIPRNEMKEAEKAYVLDESLYQRYPVTRQAFVTVSTKDKGEISYLHFLEKMKENMVRRMMEGEKGHQQQDNALDLGANAFNLIIGQYGFPNFQLLQWKPMFTPELMQKTPLALPSSQLTTLVKDGAQLYGADLVGITDLDPKWIYSQDLFKPFVLSEGSAPEETEEAFLIPRKINKSIVMAFAMNDDMINESPEVPASTATSIGYSRMGIAVVALAEYIRALGYQAIPSMNDTALNIPLAVEAGLGQLGRLGLLITPEFGPNVRLAKVLTDMPLDVDSPVDFGITEFCKNCYLCADHCPSGSIGYGEPTLEGVCDNNNSGVEKWYIYPEKCLRYWQKNGSSCANCIAVCPFTRGFESMQCFECDRCETKIGCALQVNTHLRIKYGYLESNVWGNQPKVLKPRRKGF
- a CDS encoding MFS transporter, with amino-acid sequence MAKKPLSKALRTFFGIGDMGFSLMTSVELYFFVFFLTNVAQFSLGTVALIGTITSTVDAILSPFYGAIIEGAKPMKWGKYRSWMLVCPPIVVVLYMFQYTKIGGEGLAAIIVTLGFILSHIAWNIPWISNVSMIAVLASTPEERGLLASRRATYTAIAGIIFSYTGANLAAFYGKVTGNEMLGYTLLAGTFAFAMMILYWTVFKMTDGYEETDPEKIKASQGNKPKVTFGAMLKMAATNPPLLVLLFGDFFRYMVNFVMTAAAAYYFTYVVKNMALFSTYLLLGSIAQVVGAYLAAPLTKKFSNRTASIIGLFALGISLIACKFVAYNTFMFFVVVMIARVFLGALSASMVALYSDVSVYSEWKSGQNATAWIMGLMTLSLKVAIISRGTIIPFILATAGFVATADPATASKELTDAVINVFVLIPGIFALISGAIMVFGYRLTSDKLEVYEKEIAERKAAEA
- a CDS encoding TetR/AcrR family transcriptional regulator; this encodes MRRYKKSDDTRDKIVSAARTLFYEKGYYETSVKNISDAAQVNRALISYHFGSKGDLAFTVANEMVINIRQQLINTYKKMGEEPELLVQLGAEFRHLARLREKNPKYKRLMVELSMDNIMTFSSGHGGIEITDRVCEKYGLEYDENEKKLVHFSIASTIGTFIILHDKELIDCKADYLGEKQIEMYLKIFGFNNEFIEIVKKKSDILFQKVDLSMKEDLKSKCSIKK
- the prmC gene encoding peptide chain release factor N(5)-glutamine methyltransferase translates to MNIQELLVTGTRLLKEKEIPTPRLDSEVLLANRLSKDRVYFLSHGDERVLPEVERSFLQDIQRRSRLEPVAYITGKKEFMGLELEVDPHVLIPRPDTEILVEAAMDMLKEKTGFVHVLDIGTGSGAIAISLTRYLPQVKVTAVDIDPHALKTAKKNADKMGVADRIQFVWSDCFQNVEGIFDAIVSNPPYIDREEMKGLDANVVEFEPVKALYGGEDGLDFYREIARQAPGHLKKGGSSSLRSGVPRPRRSEGSWKKSVLDP